A stretch of Gemmatimonas aurantiaca T-27 DNA encodes these proteins:
- a CDS encoding alpha/beta hydrolase family protein has translation MTFRLPSAIAPAVAVALLLQGCAQPLTIAPSDAATVLAHRTITATNPGLPGAMTVKTLYYGSGKDIRRPEFRDSITYRTGTVDASPYARMEPPAAKSRKKYWGYDNTKFPLNARVWYPEGTGPFPLVLVVHGNHNMKEFSDPGYAWLGELLASKGYILASIDENFLNGGIRGENDARGWVLLKHLEVFRALNDSTGKPLQGKIDMTRIALMGHSRGGEAVAIAGAFNRLPAYPDDATQKFNFNFDIKSLVAIAPVDGQYRPAEQPTPVSDYNYLVIHGSHDGDVSNFSGLTQYNRFRFTRSGPEFKSAIWMHRANHGQWNTVWNNKDNGSYSVRALQLKALIDGEEQRRFGRVVIGGFLDATLKGMEDYRAIFRDYRSAGDWLPPTMYLTRYADARTQWLATFDEDVDVSSGTAPGVRIAADSVSTWKESDVTTRSRTNTFRSNAATIGWNNTPAAGADSTVARWPARVSISVPDSLRRAWNVDARSALLFTIGTTDQKPGARKVPRAPRADSAASDTAKKKPAAKTPKPPAKKPEKDTIAPDFSVEVEDGAGRVARVPLSALGAVRMPIESYVYRRRGRDKAQFSTLSEQVMQTYSAPLSAFTTANPAFDPSALRTIRLVFDRKRVGAILLDDVGLTRLP, from the coding sequence ATGACCTTCCGTCTGCCTTCGGCCATCGCCCCTGCGGTCGCGGTTGCCCTTCTGCTCCAGGGCTGCGCGCAGCCGCTGACCATTGCCCCGAGCGACGCCGCCACGGTGCTCGCTCATCGCACCATCACCGCGACCAACCCGGGCCTGCCCGGTGCCATGACGGTGAAGACGTTGTACTACGGCAGCGGAAAGGACATCCGGCGCCCCGAGTTTCGCGACTCGATCACGTATCGCACCGGTACCGTGGATGCGTCGCCGTACGCCCGCATGGAACCGCCCGCTGCCAAAAGCCGCAAGAAGTACTGGGGCTACGACAACACCAAATTCCCGCTGAACGCGCGGGTGTGGTATCCGGAAGGCACCGGCCCCTTCCCGCTCGTGCTGGTGGTGCACGGCAACCACAACATGAAGGAGTTTTCCGACCCGGGCTACGCCTGGCTCGGCGAGCTGCTCGCGTCGAAGGGGTATATCCTCGCGTCGATCGACGAGAACTTCCTCAATGGTGGCATTCGCGGCGAAAACGATGCGCGTGGCTGGGTGTTGCTGAAGCACCTCGAAGTGTTTCGTGCCCTGAACGACTCCACGGGCAAGCCGCTGCAGGGCAAGATCGACATGACACGCATCGCGCTGATGGGACACTCCCGTGGCGGTGAAGCGGTGGCCATTGCGGGCGCGTTCAATCGTCTGCCCGCCTATCCCGACGATGCCACGCAAAAGTTCAACTTCAACTTCGACATCAAGTCGCTGGTGGCCATTGCGCCGGTGGACGGCCAGTATCGTCCTGCCGAGCAGCCCACGCCGGTGAGTGACTACAACTATCTGGTCATTCACGGCTCGCATGACGGCGACGTGTCGAATTTCTCCGGACTCACACAGTACAACCGGTTCCGTTTCACGCGGAGCGGCCCCGAGTTCAAGAGCGCCATCTGGATGCACCGCGCCAATCATGGGCAGTGGAACACCGTTTGGAACAACAAGGACAACGGCAGCTACTCGGTACGGGCCTTGCAGCTCAAGGCACTCATCGACGGCGAGGAGCAGCGCCGGTTCGGACGAGTGGTGATTGGTGGTTTCCTCGACGCTACGCTCAAGGGCATGGAAGACTATCGCGCCATCTTCCGCGACTATCGCAGCGCGGGTGATTGGCTGCCTCCCACGATGTACCTGACCCGCTACGCCGACGCGCGCACGCAGTGGCTGGCCACATTCGATGAAGACGTCGATGTCTCGTCGGGCACCGCGCCCGGCGTGCGCATTGCAGCCGATTCAGTGAGCACGTGGAAAGAGAGCGATGTGACCACTCGCTCCCGCACCAACACGTTTCGCAGCAATGCCGCCACGATCGGCTGGAACAACACGCCGGCGGCCGGCGCGGATTCCACTGTGGCGCGCTGGCCGGCTCGTGTGAGCATCAGCGTGCCCGATTCGCTCCGCCGTGCCTGGAACGTGGATGCACGCAGTGCGTTGTTGTTCACGATCGGAACGACCGACCAGAAACCGGGCGCGCGCAAGGTACCCCGCGCCCCGCGCGCCGACTCCGCCGCCAGCGACACGGCAAAAAAGAAGCCCGCCGCCAAGACGCCCAAGCCCCCTGCCAAGAAGCCGGAGAAAGACACCATCGCACCGGATTTCTCGGTGGAAGTGGAAGACGGGGCCGGCCGTGTGGCGCGTGTGCCACTCAGCGCACTCGGCGCCGTGCGTATGCCCATCGAAAGTTACGTCTATCGTCGCAGGGGCCGCGACAAGGCACAGTTCTCCACGCTGAGCGAACAGGTGATGCAAACGTACTCGGCGCCGTTGAGTGCGTTCACAACGGCCAACCCGGCGTTTGATCCGAGCGCATTGCGCACGATCCGGCTGGTGTTCGATCGCAAGCGTGTCGGTGCCATTCTGCTGGACGATGTCGGGCTGACCCGCCTGCCCTGA
- a CDS encoding TonB-dependent receptor: MKRRSLTRGVTLRRAAVGATTGLILSVAPSALLHAAEPTCVARLASDDRSALWAPPLDRIVNVRLTDLPLRDALDRVAAIAKVELSYSNDLLPGDRRVCLALDRVPVGAVIESLLSGSTLRPIVLGSTQIVLAPTRERTVAVEHAVEHAVVPRRASVLDRVVVTGSPDGAPQRGSPFALDVVDGATLAQHGASTLGEALDLAVPGIWTWTASAGSVSARYGSIRGASSFGVTAPKIYLDGIEVANPLLVTQLDPSRVARVEVIRGPQGAALYGADAISGVVNILTRHDGTATGAPQLQLSTSAGVSATAYAPRNAFVQDHAISFRTGTPSRSMGVGLNVGTIGAYVPGASEQRLLADVDGRVARDKSVFTGTARLSLQRANASNGLFDPLGGPFGGAGANSTVGGGMALDMGQRHTSVAPPLAVGNNPPLDSMTHATGDSASGQRLMQYTVGGSASYMPDLHWTHSFIAGVDGFRLQGLSVSAVPSTMNGPQSSAIGGGESTGDRGTLRWRSVGRFDVAPQTLLTMTFAGEQSVTRELTTSTEAPLAQPLESNASLLGIARTPSGMISDLSWYGSTGLSAQGMVGWRDRLFASAGVRAERTTGATRNTQNALLPMLGLAYVEDLGGTVLKFRGAFGRGIRPARSLMRTSSWMGTGQLQAMTSLQPESQQGTEFGGDLLFGSRYGVHVTRFDQRASGLIQPVAQVQTTVGANGRMQRTMVYSLQNVGAITNRGWEVEGSARLQRLSLAGTLSLVDSRVARLARGYRGELREGDRMFDVPANTISLSASYLVGRFTLATSATRAADWVGYDRARIGSELNGTGAGGQSFEGGMLRNYWTQYEPLTRWRANVTYRLRGDLSIVTGGDNLLNVQRGAPDNATVTAGRTLTFGLRTIF; encoded by the coding sequence ATGAAGCGCAGGTCCCTGACACGTGGTGTGACGCTCCGGCGTGCCGCCGTGGGGGCGACGACAGGACTGATCCTGTCGGTCGCCCCGTCGGCGTTGTTGCATGCGGCCGAACCCACGTGTGTGGCCCGACTCGCATCCGATGACCGTTCGGCGCTTTGGGCGCCGCCGCTTGATCGCATTGTCAACGTGCGCCTGACCGACCTGCCGCTGCGCGATGCGCTCGATCGGGTGGCCGCCATCGCCAAGGTCGAACTGTCGTACAGCAACGACCTGTTGCCGGGAGATCGTCGGGTCTGCCTCGCCCTCGATCGTGTGCCCGTGGGCGCCGTGATCGAGTCGCTGCTGTCGGGGTCCACCCTGCGGCCCATCGTATTGGGATCCACGCAGATTGTGTTGGCACCAACCCGTGAACGCACCGTCGCGGTGGAACATGCGGTGGAGCATGCGGTGGTGCCGCGACGGGCCAGTGTGCTCGACCGGGTGGTGGTCACCGGTTCGCCAGACGGTGCGCCACAACGCGGCTCACCGTTCGCCCTCGATGTGGTGGATGGCGCCACGTTGGCCCAGCACGGTGCGAGTACCCTTGGGGAAGCGCTCGATCTGGCCGTGCCCGGCATCTGGACGTGGACCGCCAGCGCCGGGTCGGTATCGGCGCGGTATGGCAGCATTCGTGGCGCCAGCTCGTTCGGTGTGACCGCGCCCAAGATCTATCTCGACGGCATCGAAGTGGCGAACCCGCTGCTGGTCACGCAGCTCGATCCATCGCGTGTGGCCCGCGTGGAAGTGATCCGTGGTCCGCAGGGGGCGGCGCTGTACGGCGCCGACGCCATCAGTGGTGTCGTGAACATCCTCACGCGACACGATGGCACCGCTACCGGGGCCCCGCAGTTGCAACTGTCCACGTCGGCCGGTGTGTCGGCCACGGCGTATGCGCCGCGCAACGCCTTCGTGCAGGATCACGCGATCTCGTTCCGCACAGGCACACCGTCGCGCAGCATGGGTGTGGGCCTCAATGTCGGCACCATCGGGGCGTACGTGCCCGGTGCTTCCGAACAGCGACTGTTGGCCGATGTCGATGGCCGGGTGGCGCGTGACAAGTCGGTCTTCACGGGCACCGCACGGTTGTCGTTGCAGCGTGCCAACGCGAGCAATGGACTCTTTGATCCGCTGGGTGGTCCGTTCGGTGGGGCCGGTGCCAACAGCACGGTTGGTGGTGGCATGGCACTCGATATGGGACAACGACACACGAGTGTGGCACCACCGCTTGCCGTCGGGAACAATCCCCCGCTCGATTCCATGACACACGCCACCGGCGACAGTGCGAGCGGGCAGCGCCTCATGCAGTACACGGTGGGCGGTAGCGCGTCGTACATGCCCGATCTGCACTGGACCCACTCGTTCATCGCGGGCGTGGACGGATTCCGTTTACAAGGTCTCTCTGTCTCCGCGGTGCCGTCCACGATGAATGGCCCGCAATCGTCCGCGATCGGCGGTGGTGAAAGCACGGGCGACCGTGGCACTTTGCGGTGGCGCTCCGTGGGGCGTTTCGATGTTGCGCCGCAGACGCTGCTCACCATGACGTTTGCCGGAGAACAGTCCGTCACACGCGAGCTGACCACGTCGACGGAGGCGCCGCTTGCCCAGCCCCTCGAATCGAACGCGTCGCTGCTGGGCATTGCCCGTACGCCGTCGGGCATGATCTCCGATCTGAGTTGGTATGGCAGCACGGGATTGTCGGCGCAGGGCATGGTGGGGTGGCGTGATCGCCTGTTTGCCTCAGCGGGTGTTCGCGCGGAGCGCACCACCGGCGCGACGCGCAACACGCAGAATGCGCTGTTGCCGATGCTGGGACTCGCCTACGTCGAAGACCTCGGTGGTACGGTGCTCAAGTTCCGCGGTGCGTTCGGACGCGGCATTCGGCCCGCGCGGTCATTGATGCGCACCAGCTCCTGGATGGGAACCGGACAATTGCAGGCGATGACCAGCCTGCAGCCGGAATCGCAGCAGGGTACGGAGTTTGGCGGTGATCTGTTGTTCGGCTCGCGCTACGGCGTGCATGTCACCCGCTTCGATCAGCGAGCGTCCGGGCTCATCCAGCCCGTGGCGCAGGTGCAGACCACGGTGGGGGCCAATGGCCGTATGCAGCGCACCATGGTGTATTCGTTGCAGAACGTCGGGGCCATCACCAATCGTGGCTGGGAAGTTGAGGGCTCGGCGCGCCTGCAGCGCTTGTCGCTCGCCGGTACGCTGTCGCTGGTCGATAGCCGCGTGGCGCGTCTGGCGCGTGGATACCGCGGCGAACTGCGCGAAGGAGATCGCATGTTCGATGTGCCGGCCAACACCATCAGCCTCTCGGCGTCGTATCTCGTTGGCCGTTTCACGTTGGCCACCAGCGCCACACGCGCCGCTGACTGGGTGGGCTACGATCGCGCGCGCATTGGCTCCGAACTCAATGGCACGGGAGCCGGTGGTCAGAGCTTCGAAGGGGGTATGCTGCGCAACTACTGGACGCAGTACGAGCCCCTCACACGTTGGCGGGCCAACGTCACCTATCGCCTGCGCGGTGATCTGTCCATCGTGACCGGTGGCGACAACCTGCTGAATGTGCAGCGTGGCGCGCCGGACAATGCGACCGTCACGGCAGGACGCACGCTGACCTTCGGACTGCGCACGATCTTCTAG
- a CDS encoding FecR family protein translates to MSEEIRPVPAEADWDAIGRYIAGESDAGESAVVEAWLAAHPEDAALVSLVNTRAARFDRVADTAIDRVLDPEVALQAVRRRIAAEAGAEAVTPPVRPALRVEQGGAPRAAASPMRTTSRRWRTAGVAVAAGLLAVLAISQFRSRGTTPREYQTAVGQRDSVRLPDGSTVVLAPGSRLVLASSFGNGARDVTLEGAAFFEVVHDSTRPFTVHAGGADIRDIGTAFSVKTGLDGAVSVAVTHGIVSVGNAASVAPVELHAGDRGVLAGGQLAVSRGVVTDEDVAWTHGQLAYRDAPLSEVRADLQRWYGVDLQIADSALASRTLTASFKGDSVAQVLRLIALALGADVVQRGDSVLLQPQGTTPLSTP, encoded by the coding sequence ATGTCCGAGGAAATCCGTCCAGTTCCAGCAGAAGCCGATTGGGATGCGATCGGCCGCTACATCGCCGGCGAAAGTGATGCCGGCGAGTCCGCGGTCGTGGAGGCGTGGTTGGCCGCCCATCCGGAAGACGCCGCGCTGGTCTCGCTTGTTAATACCCGTGCCGCCCGATTCGACCGGGTGGCCGATACCGCGATCGATCGCGTGCTCGACCCCGAGGTCGCGTTGCAGGCGGTGCGCCGCCGGATCGCGGCGGAGGCTGGTGCGGAAGCCGTCACACCGCCCGTACGTCCGGCATTGCGGGTGGAGCAGGGCGGAGCGCCTCGCGCTGCGGCTTCCCCGATGCGTACCACCTCGCGACGCTGGCGCACGGCGGGTGTTGCGGTTGCCGCCGGACTGCTCGCGGTCCTGGCCATTTCGCAGTTCCGCTCCCGTGGCACGACGCCGCGTGAGTATCAGACCGCCGTGGGACAACGCGATTCCGTGCGCCTCCCGGATGGCAGCACCGTGGTCCTGGCTCCGGGCAGTCGCCTCGTGTTGGCCTCGTCGTTCGGGAATGGTGCCCGTGACGTGACGCTCGAAGGGGCGGCGTTTTTCGAAGTGGTGCACGACAGCACGCGCCCGTTCACGGTGCATGCGGGCGGCGCCGACATTCGCGATATCGGCACGGCCTTCAGCGTGAAGACCGGTCTCGATGGCGCGGTGTCGGTGGCGGTGACCCACGGCATCGTGTCGGTGGGCAACGCGGCCTCGGTGGCGCCGGTGGAGTTGCACGCCGGTGATCGTGGGGTGCTGGCTGGAGGTCAGTTGGCCGTGTCGCGTGGTGTGGTCACGGATGAGGACGTCGCGTGGACGCATGGGCAGTTGGCGTACCGGGACGCGCCGCTCAGTGAAGTGCGGGCGGACCTCCAGCGGTGGTACGGGGTTGATCTGCAGATCGCCGACAGCGCGTTGGCATCCCGGACACTGACCGCGTCTTTCAAGGGTGATTCCGTGGCGCAGGTGTTGCGCCTGATCGCCCTCGCGCTGGGCGCCGATGTGGTGCAGCGTGGAGATAGTGTGCTGCTGCAACCGCAGGGCACGACGCCGCTGTCGACGCCGTGA
- a CDS encoding RNA polymerase sigma-70 factor, translating to MTDSDLLARLRDGDHAAFDTIFREWYPPVVRAANRILHEPGVAEELAQDVFLELWRRRESLPDGSSIPGYLLQAARNRALNHLRHLQGRRKTQVFVEALVEPAEHADADTQAAELEVAIRDAIAELPPRTREVFLMSRERNLRYSEIAEQLGVTVKAVEANMSRALRQLREKLSPFLNRGDD from the coding sequence GTGACCGATTCCGATCTGCTGGCCCGTCTGCGCGACGGCGACCATGCGGCGTTCGACACGATCTTCCGGGAGTGGTATCCCCCGGTGGTGCGGGCCGCCAATCGGATCCTGCACGAGCCGGGTGTGGCCGAAGAACTGGCCCAGGACGTCTTCCTGGAACTGTGGCGTCGACGGGAAAGCTTGCCCGATGGCAGCAGCATTCCGGGATACCTGTTGCAGGCGGCGCGGAATCGTGCGCTCAATCATCTCCGCCACCTGCAGGGACGTCGCAAAACCCAGGTGTTCGTGGAAGCGCTGGTCGAACCGGCCGAGCACGCCGATGCTGACACCCAGGCCGCGGAGCTGGAGGTCGCCATCCGCGATGCCATTGCCGAATTGCCACCGCGCACACGTGAAGTGTTTCTCATGAGCCGTGAACGCAATCTTCGCTACAGCGAGATTGCCGAACAATTGGGTGTAACGGTCAAGGCCGTGGAAGCGAACATGAGTCGCGCGCTCCGCCAATTGCGTGAAAAACTGTCGCCCTTCCTGAACCGCGGCGACGACTGA
- a CDS encoding lysophospholipid acyltransferase family protein encodes MSRPLASAPAADWHLGPNVPQSRHPWLQHLGLWWMRRTGWQFEGQMPDLPKFVVIVAPHTSNWDFFIGLAAKWALGFGTSWWGKASLFIPPLGWFMRAIGGIPIDRHNKANVVEHTIAAFRARSQFVVSLAPEGTRRQVTAWRSGFWHVAQGAGVPICCVAFDWGRRVVRLGPTTEAHETNATEGIARIRALYAGVQGRHPQS; translated from the coding sequence ATGTCCCGCCCACTCGCCAGCGCACCCGCCGCCGACTGGCACCTTGGTCCCAATGTGCCGCAGTCCCGCCATCCTTGGCTCCAGCACCTGGGCCTCTGGTGGATGCGACGCACCGGCTGGCAGTTCGAGGGACAAATGCCCGACCTGCCAAAATTCGTGGTGATCGTGGCCCCCCACACGTCCAATTGGGATTTTTTCATTGGGCTGGCCGCCAAGTGGGCCCTCGGCTTTGGTACGAGCTGGTGGGGCAAGGCCTCGCTCTTCATCCCGCCGTTGGGCTGGTTCATGCGGGCCATCGGTGGTATCCCCATCGATCGGCACAACAAGGCCAATGTCGTCGAACACACCATCGCGGCGTTTCGGGCGCGCTCGCAGTTTGTGGTCAGTCTCGCACCGGAAGGCACCCGCCGACAGGTGACCGCCTGGCGCAGCGGCTTCTGGCATGTCGCCCAGGGCGCTGGGGTGCCGATCTGCTGTGTCGCATTCGATTGGGGGCGACGCGTGGTGCGACTGGGGCCGACCACTGAAGCACATGAAACGAACGCCACGGAAGGCATCGCCCGTATCCGCGCGCTCTACGCCGGGGTACAAGGGCGTCACCCTCAGTCGTAA
- a CDS encoding 3-hydroxyacyl-CoA dehydrogenase/enoyl-CoA hydratase family protein yields MRVTTVGVVGAGAMGSGIAALAASAGCRVVLLDIPGDTDPTSPNRSAPARNGLQKAIKSKPASFMETAAAARVRTGNTEDHLAWLAECDWICEAIIEQPAPKQQLFTRIEALMKPTAIVSSNTSGIPMAVLLEGRSEKFRRRFLGTHFFNPPRYMHLLEIIPTPETDPAVIGAMREFAERTLGKGIVIAKDVPGFIANRLGVYGMVATMRRMQEHGLTIDEVDGLTGSLIGRARTATFRTGDLSGLDVLAHVTKGIGAATGEDFALPGWMLTDLVATGKLGDKTGGGFYQKTKTGTLTYDWKTSQYVPQQRLEGGDIGQAIRLPIAQRLPAAKAVPGAQGAFLRDHLVDAAHYTLTLASQLGYDLVAIDRAMEWGYGWEAGPFQVMDALGLDWLREEFRAHGLDIPALLDLAQGSFYKNGEYLTFEGTYEPVPAIPGRISLAGLAQSGRVLEDNGLSRLIDLGDGVACFEFRSKMNSLGAGVLEGLEKSLRKIEKLGFNGLVIGNEDARAFSVGADLSLVSFAISAGAWDDIAVSCKAFQDAVMSIRRAPFPVVVAPAGMTLGGGAEFTLHADAVQAHAETYMGLVEAGVGLIPGGGGTKELLVRFTGELQQYEEVDLFAAVKRAFKLIAFATTSTSAPEAKALGFLSSRDRISMNRDHQIADAKRRVLDLAPGYLPPIERTVRALGREGLGNLEYALWAAKEAGQASAHDVRVGRAAAYVLCGGDGAARDVTEQDLLDLEREQFMSLLGTKETQERIAYTLKTGKPLRN; encoded by the coding sequence ATGCGTGTGACGACTGTCGGCGTGGTAGGCGCCGGCGCCATGGGCAGCGGGATCGCCGCCCTCGCGGCGTCAGCGGGCTGCCGCGTCGTGCTGCTCGATATTCCGGGTGACACCGACCCGACCTCGCCCAATCGCAGTGCGCCGGCGCGCAACGGGTTGCAGAAAGCCATCAAGAGCAAACCCGCGTCGTTCATGGAAACGGCGGCCGCCGCGCGTGTGCGTACCGGCAACACCGAGGATCATCTCGCGTGGCTGGCCGAATGCGATTGGATCTGCGAAGCCATCATCGAACAACCGGCACCGAAGCAGCAGCTCTTCACGCGCATCGAAGCGTTGATGAAGCCAACGGCCATCGTGTCCTCGAACACCTCGGGGATTCCGATGGCGGTGTTGCTCGAAGGGCGCAGTGAGAAGTTCCGCCGCCGGTTCCTCGGCACGCACTTCTTCAATCCGCCGCGGTACATGCATCTGCTCGAAATCATCCCCACGCCGGAAACAGATCCGGCCGTGATCGGGGCGATGCGCGAGTTCGCCGAGCGTACGCTGGGCAAGGGCATCGTGATTGCGAAGGACGTGCCGGGGTTCATCGCGAACCGCCTCGGCGTGTATGGCATGGTCGCCACGATGCGCCGCATGCAGGAACACGGTCTGACCATCGACGAAGTGGACGGACTCACCGGCTCGCTGATCGGTCGCGCGCGCACGGCCACCTTCCGCACCGGCGATCTGTCGGGGCTCGATGTCTTGGCCCACGTGACCAAAGGCATCGGCGCTGCAACGGGTGAAGACTTTGCCTTGCCGGGGTGGATGCTGACCGACCTCGTGGCGACCGGCAAACTGGGCGACAAGACGGGTGGTGGTTTCTACCAGAAGACCAAGACCGGCACGCTCACGTACGACTGGAAGACGTCGCAGTATGTGCCGCAGCAGCGCCTCGAAGGGGGAGACATCGGACAGGCCATCCGTCTGCCGATCGCGCAACGTTTGCCTGCCGCGAAGGCGGTGCCTGGAGCACAGGGGGCTTTTCTGCGCGATCATCTGGTCGACGCGGCACACTACACCCTGACGCTGGCCTCGCAGCTCGGCTACGACCTCGTGGCGATCGATCGGGCGATGGAATGGGGCTACGGTTGGGAAGCCGGTCCGTTCCAGGTGATGGACGCGCTTGGCCTCGACTGGTTGCGCGAGGAGTTCCGTGCGCACGGTCTCGACATTCCAGCGCTACTCGATCTGGCACAGGGTTCGTTCTACAAGAACGGCGAATACCTCACGTTCGAAGGCACGTACGAGCCGGTACCGGCCATCCCCGGACGCATCTCGCTGGCGGGTCTCGCGCAAAGCGGACGTGTGCTGGAGGACAACGGGCTCTCGCGTCTCATCGATCTGGGCGACGGCGTGGCCTGCTTCGAGTTCCGCTCGAAGATGAATAGTCTGGGCGCCGGCGTACTGGAAGGGCTCGAGAAGTCGCTGCGCAAGATCGAGAAGCTGGGCTTCAATGGCCTCGTCATCGGCAACGAAGATGCGCGCGCGTTCAGCGTGGGTGCGGATCTGTCGCTGGTATCGTTTGCGATCTCTGCCGGTGCGTGGGACGACATCGCGGTGTCGTGCAAGGCGTTTCAGGACGCGGTGATGTCCATCCGTCGGGCGCCGTTTCCCGTGGTGGTGGCGCCGGCGGGCATGACGCTGGGCGGTGGCGCCGAGTTCACGTTGCATGCCGATGCGGTGCAGGCACACGCCGAGACGTACATGGGGCTCGTGGAAGCTGGCGTGGGGCTGATTCCCGGTGGTGGTGGCACCAAGGAGTTGCTGGTGCGTTTCACTGGCGAGTTGCAGCAATACGAAGAGGTGGATCTGTTCGCCGCCGTGAAGCGCGCGTTCAAGTTGATTGCGTTCGCAACCACCAGCACGTCGGCGCCGGAAGCGAAGGCACTCGGGTTCCTGAGTTCACGCGATCGCATCAGCATGAATCGGGACCACCAGATCGCCGATGCGAAGCGACGCGTGCTCGATCTGGCGCCGGGGTATCTCCCGCCGATCGAACGCACGGTGCGCGCGCTGGGCCGCGAAGGCCTGGGCAATCTCGAGTATGCCTTGTGGGCCGCCAAAGAAGCTGGCCAGGCCAGTGCGCATGACGTACGGGTGGGGCGTGCGGCAGCCTACGTGCTGTGTGGTGGCGACGGCGCCGCGCGTGATGTGACGGAACAGGATCTGCTCGACCTCGAGCGCGAGCAGTTCATGAGCCTCCTCGGTACCAAGGAGACACAGGAGCGCATCGCCTACACCCTCAAGACCGGCAAGCCGCTGCGCAACTGA
- a CDS encoding thiolase family protein: MTEVVIVSSARSAVARGKADGALAAVHPVDLSSAVMKAAIDRAGIDPEIIEDVQWGCAMPEASQGLNHARLAWLRGGFPVSTAAATINRFCSSGLQSVAYASQAIIAGQGDAVMAGGIEMMSQVPMSGYNARLSPEITESYIGMGFTAERVAKRWEITREQQDQFAYDSQRKAVAALASGVFAKEIVPITTQRYSWKGAEKTVKDVVFDVDECPRAETTVEGLNKLRPAFVPTGSVTAGNASPYSDGAAAVLMMRADKAKELGLTPIARFVSFAVAGVDPDIMGVGPIKAVPKALKRAGLTLADLKLIEFNEAFAAQALAVIKELDMPTDIINVNGGAIALGHPLGATGAKLTTQLVHELHRRGGGYGMVTMCIGGGMGAAGVFEVF; this comes from the coding sequence ATGACCGAGGTCGTGATCGTCAGTAGTGCCCGCAGCGCCGTGGCCCGAGGCAAGGCCGATGGTGCGCTGGCCGCGGTGCATCCGGTGGATCTGTCTTCGGCGGTGATGAAAGCCGCTATCGATCGTGCGGGTATCGATCCCGAGATCATCGAAGATGTGCAGTGGGGCTGTGCGATGCCGGAGGCGTCGCAGGGGCTCAATCACGCGCGGCTGGCATGGCTGCGCGGCGGTTTTCCCGTGTCGACAGCGGCGGCAACCATCAACCGCTTCTGTTCATCGGGGCTGCAGTCGGTGGCCTATGCATCGCAGGCCATCATTGCTGGCCAGGGTGACGCCGTGATGGCCGGTGGCATCGAAATGATGTCGCAGGTGCCGATGTCGGGTTACAACGCGCGTCTGTCACCGGAGATCACCGAGTCGTACATCGGCATGGGCTTCACGGCAGAACGTGTCGCGAAGCGCTGGGAGATCACGCGCGAACAGCAGGACCAGTTTGCCTACGACAGCCAGCGCAAGGCCGTGGCTGCGTTGGCCTCCGGCGTGTTCGCGAAGGAGATCGTGCCCATCACCACGCAGCGGTACTCGTGGAAGGGCGCCGAGAAGACGGTGAAGGACGTGGTGTTCGATGTGGACGAATGCCCGCGTGCGGAAACCACCGTGGAGGGTCTGAACAAACTGCGTCCCGCGTTTGTCCCCACGGGTTCGGTCACGGCCGGCAACGCGAGTCCCTACTCCGATGGCGCGGCGGCCGTGCTGATGATGCGCGCCGACAAAGCGAAGGAACTCGGACTCACGCCGATCGCACGCTTCGTGAGTTTTGCGGTGGCTGGTGTCGACCCCGACATCATGGGCGTGGGGCCGATCAAGGCCGTACCCAAGGCGCTCAAGCGCGCTGGCCTCACCCTCGCAGATCTCAAACTGATCGAGTTCAACGAAGCCTTCGCCGCGCAGGCGCTGGCCGTCATCAAGGAACTCGATATGCCCACCGACATCATCAACGTGAACGGTGGCGCCATCGCCCTGGGCCATCCGCTCGGAGCCACCGGCGCCAAGCTCACCACCCAACTGGTGCACGAGCTGCATCGCCGCGGTGGCGGATACGGCATGGTGACCATGTGCATTGGCGGAGGTATGGGAGCAGCGGGGGTCTTCGAGGTGTTTTAA